The segment TCAGTTGTCTTCTGGTTCATTTTTGATCTCCCCCCGGAGAGTGAAGCGGATCTGGATGCGCTAAGCGTCTAGGTGTCTCGGTGCTTCGGCTGTTTCACCCTTTACGGTCAGAAGCACTCCAGGCTGCCCTGGATGCCTGCGAGCACGCCGACGCAGTTGCCAGCGCGCGGTGCGGCGGCGACCGTGCGGGTCTTGACCACCGTGCGCGTAACGGGAGCCGGCGCAGCGAGCGGAGCCGGCGCGGGCAGTTCGGCCTTGCCGAGCAGCGTGTGCTTGGTGGCGCCGCCCGTGTTGATGTCGGCCACGTCCATCTGATTGCGCAGCACCAGCGACAGCGTTCCCACGCTGCGCGCCACGTCGAGCTTCTCGGCCTGATCCGGCGAGACTTCCAGCGTCACGGCGTTGACCACCTTCGGCTGCGTGTCATCGCGGCTGACCTGTTGCGCCACGGCCAGCACCAGAATCTTCTCGAGCACGATCTTCGAGATGCTGCCGTTCTGCGCGCTCTTGGTGTCCTCGTTGGTGTTGACGATCACATCGACGTAGTTGCCTGGCAGCGCGAAGCCAGCCACGCCCACCACATCGTTGACACGAACCGTGATGGCGCGCTTGCCGTCGTTGATGACGGCGGAGAGGCCGCCCTTGGTGCCCACCGGCGCCAGCTTCGCGTCGATAATGGGCTCGCCGCGTTGCAAGCTGGTGCGGACCACGCGCCCGTCCAGCGTCTTGGGATCTTCGAACGCACCGGGCGGCACGCTGCCGGCGGGCCAGCTGACGAGCTTGAGCTGGCTGCCATTGAGCGGCTGGCCGAGATCGAGATCGTTCGCGGCCACCACCACCTGCTTGACCGAGCTGGACGACTGCTGCAGCAGCCAGCGGGATGCGGAAACCACCGCCGCCGCGCCGGCCACCAGCGCAATCAGCAGCATCAGGATTGCTCGCGTGTTCTTCATGATGACTCTCCCCTCGTATGTACTTGCTTCCTGGTTGGGCTGACTCAGCCCGCTGCACGATGGCCGGCGGGCCAGCGGTGTTCGTTGTCCGGCGGTGGTGCTTCCGGTTTGCCCTGCAATCCGTAGTAGCTCTGCCAGGCGCGGCACAGGCTCTCTTCCGTGACTTGCGGTGCGTGGCCGTGGTAGCGCACGTGCGATGCCACAAGCCGCAACAGGTCGCGCGGGATGCACGCGAGCAGGGGTGTGTCGCTGGAGAAATGCAGGCTCTCCAGCAGGAAATCGAAGGCGGGCTCCGGCCACGTCAGACCGAGTTCGGTGGCCGTGCGCAGGCAGACTTCGCGGTAGTCGTCGATCGGCAGCGGCCCCACGTAGAGCTTGCTGCCAAGCCGGCGCAGGAACGCATCGTCGCTGAGGTCCGTGGGCGAAAGGTTGGTCGAGAACACCGGCCATACGTCGAAGGGCACCGAGAACCGCACGCCGCTATGAAGCGTGAACATGTCGATGCCGCGGTCCAGCGGCACGATCCAGCGATTCAGTAACTGTTCGACACCGACCATCTGCCGGCCAAGGTCATCCACGATGTAGATGCCGTTGTTGGCCTTCATGTGCGGGGGTGCCTGATAGAAGCCCGAGTTGCTGTCGTAGCGCAGGTCGAGCATCGACAGCGTCAGTTCGCCGCCGGTCAGCACGACGGGACGATGGCAGACGACCCAGCGGCGGTCTATTGACCGGCGGGCGGACGAAGCCTCGCTGTCGTCGATGGGGGTGTGCACGAGCGGGTCCATGATCTGGATGATCTCGCCCGCCACGGTGATCGCATGGGGCACGGGCACCGCGCCGGGCAACAGCGCACCGAGTCGCTGCGCCAGGTAGGTCTTGCCGCTGCCCGGCGGGCCGTAGATCATCAGCGCGCGGGCGGTGTTCAGCGCCATGCCGATGCTGTCGAGCAGATGGACCGGCGCCACCAGGTTGTGGAATGCCGCGGTGACATCCGCCTTCGTGACCGATGTGTGATGAATCGAGTGATGCTGAATCGCATCGAGGTAAGCCTGAAGCGTGACCGGCGCGGCACCGGAGTAGCTGCAGCGGGCCGAGGTCTCCGCGGCGCGGGCGTAACCTGCGTCGGTCAGGCGGAATCGCACGTCGATGTCGCTGGCGCCGCGATGGGCCACTTCCAGCAGCCGTTCGCGAACGGCGACGGTCGCGATCTCGTTCACCACCGAAGCGGGCAGCTTGAGCGTGTCCGTCAGAATCGTCAGGGAGACGCTGCGGTGCAGGTAGGCGGCCTTCAGCAACAAGCCCAGCAGCAACGCGATCTCCAGACCGGTATCCGCGATGGATCGCGGCGGAACGTGCCAGGCCGGCAGCGCGTCGTGATCAGCCTGGGCATGCCGCACCATCGAGGCGACTGCCTCGGGGAGTCTTGTTGCCTGGCCTGCTTCGTGGTGCTCTAACATTGCCGTTCCCCTTGTGTTTGTCCCTTGCGGTCCTGTTGGTCCATCACGTGCTGGCGAACAGCATGGTCAGCGTGCCGGCCGCGATCGCCACCCCATAGGGCAGGGAGCCGACGGATGCGCCACCTTGTCCAGTGAGCGCGATCCCGCCGAGGTTGCGCACGACCTGGCGGCCCTTGCCGGATGCCAGCACAAGCGTCAGGGCCCACACGCCTCCGATGACGAACGACGCCAGCGCGATCGATGCGGCAAGACTTGCGCCGAGCCACGCGCCCACGGCGGCCATCAGCTTGACGTCGCCGGCGGCCATGCCGCGCAGCAGGTAAATGGGCAGGAAGATGCCAAGGCCCGTCAGCCAGCCCAGCGCCCAGGTGGACGCGCCGGCGGCCAGGCCGTGGATCGTCATCTGGACGGGCAACGCCACCAGCCACGCGCCAAACGTCAGCCAGTTCGGAATGCGGCGCCGCTGCAGATCCGTGGCGGCGGCGGTCAGCACCACCGCGATAACGATGGGGCCGATATAGGGTGAGAGCGTCGGGATGGTGGTCATGGCGTGCTCGGCTCGTTTTGGTTGGGTG is part of the Cupriavidus metallidurans CH34 genome and harbors:
- a CDS encoding ATP-binding protein, with protein sequence MLEHHEAGQATRLPEAVASMVRHAQADHDALPAWHVPPRSIADTGLEIALLLGLLLKAAYLHRSVSLTILTDTLKLPASVVNEIATVAVRERLLEVAHRGASDIDVRFRLTDAGYARAAETSARCSYSGAAPVTLQAYLDAIQHHSIHHTSVTKADVTAAFHNLVAPVHLLDSIGMALNTARALMIYGPPGSGKTYLAQRLGALLPGAVPVPHAITVAGEIIQIMDPLVHTPIDDSEASSARRSIDRRWVVCHRPVVLTGGELTLSMLDLRYDSNSGFYQAPPHMKANNGIYIVDDLGRQMVGVEQLLNRWIVPLDRGIDMFTLHSGVRFSVPFDVWPVFSTNLSPTDLSDDAFLRRLGSKLYVGPLPIDDYREVCLRTATELGLTWPEPAFDFLLESLHFSSDTPLLACIPRDLLRLVASHVRYHGHAPQVTEESLCRAWQSYYGLQGKPEAPPPDNEHRWPAGHRAAG
- the cpaB gene encoding Flp pilus assembly protein CpaB — its product is MKNTRAILMLLIALVAGAAAVVSASRWLLQQSSSSVKQVVVAANDLDLGQPLNGSQLKLVSWPAGSVPPGAFEDPKTLDGRVVRTSLQRGEPIIDAKLAPVGTKGGLSAVINDGKRAITVRVNDVVGVAGFALPGNYVDVIVNTNEDTKSAQNGSISKIVLEKILVLAVAQQVSRDDTQPKVVNAVTLEVSPDQAEKLDVARSVGTLSLVLRNQMDVADINTGGATKHTLLGKAELPAPAPLAAPAPVTRTVVKTRTVAAAPRAGNCVGVLAGIQGSLECF
- a CDS encoding A24 family peptidase, with amino-acid sequence MTTIPTLSPYIGPIVIAVVLTAAATDLQRRRIPNWLTFGAWLVALPVQMTIHGLAAGASTWALGWLTGLGIFLPIYLLRGMAAGDVKLMAAVGAWLGASLAASIALASFVIGGVWALTLVLASGKGRQVVRNLGGIALTGQGGASVGSLPYGVAIAAGTLTMLFAST